The Methanobacterium bryantii genome includes the window CCTGTTTTTGGGTCTACTCCACCTAAAAAACTTATAGAATCTTTTGTAACTATAACTTCTCCCCGGGCATGTCCTTTAGAAATTTTTCTACAATTTATAACCTGTTTTTGCATAAAATCACGTTTTAATCAGTAAAATAATTATATGAATCAATTTAACGGTTTAGTTAAATGTATCTAATATTTAATCAAACAAAATTATCTAGTATTTTATCTGTTTTATAGGTAACTTTTAACTGGCAACACATAAATCAGCGGTTTTAAGGATGTCTAATATGAAGATTCAATTCAGCGTTATATCCAATAATTAAAAAGAAAAATAAAGAAAAAATTAAATAATGATTTTACTGTAGTTCTAACTTGATCCCGCCGATTTTTGGCCTTAAGAAGTTATATATCAATGCTAAAATTGCATATGCTATAAATGCACCTACCATGAATCCGATTGTAAATCCGGCCAGGAACATAACTCCTATGATGGCAACTCCATATAGTGCGCTGATTATAACTGCGATTATTCCAATGATAATTCCGCATATAGCTGCAATAATTGCAGTTATTAACGCCAGCTGTACTGGTGCAACTGACAGTATCTCATACATATTTTCTGCATCTGCTGTAAATTCAAGCTTAATTCCACCAACCCTTGGCGCTATTAAGTTGTATAATGCAGCTAATATTACATTTATTACAAATACAATTACAAATGTTGTTATTGGCAGTATTATAATGGATAATATAGATCCTATAACTCCAAATGTTCCTAATGAGGATATGCTTTCTGCAGTTACATTTGTCCCGTTTAGCGGCAGTGAACTTGCTATTTGTGATACTACAGGGATGTATGCTGCAACTAAAGGCATAACAATTAAGGCAATTATAAGTACAAAAATTGCTGAAATGGTAGAAGTTATTAGTGCAAACGGCATCACTGGAATCGATTTTATTTCCCTTAGATCTTCAAGTCCAAGTTTAATTCCACCAAGTTTGGGGACTAATAAATTGTAAATTAATGCAAATAAAAATGACTGAAGGACTCCTAGAACAAAGCTGCCTACCGGTGAAGAAACGATAGATGCAATGTAAAACCATAGTGCAGTTGAGTTAGCTGCAGTTGGTGAGATTGCAAAGGGTATTAGTCCTAAAATTAATGTAAATATTGCATACAGGAAAGCCCATACTGCATTAATAGATGATGTCATTAATGTGTAAGGAACAATTTCAATTGATTTGATTTCTTTAATGTCGACCATGCATTTACCTCCAAAATCTTTGAGTGCCGTACAAACGAAGCTTGCAAAAAACAAAGTTTTTGCTGCATCGAAAATCGTAGATTTTCGATAGTTTCGTGGCTTCGAGACAAAGCTTGCGAAACTCTGTTTCATGCATTCAAAAGACTTTCAGTCTTTTGATGCTTTGAACACTTGTGTTCAAGGGCTCCGAAATCGGAGCTAACAAAACCTTTGGTTTTGTGCGTTCAAAATTCGTAGAATTTTGGAAGATTTCGAGAACTCCAAAAAACCTTTCAAACGTTTTCAATATGCGGAAAACATAGCTGTCGAAAATCTCTGATTTTGACAGTTTTCCTCAAACTCATTTTAAGTTATTCTAATTTGTAATTATTCACTGGTTTATATAACATTTTCTTTAATTTTAAAATCATTTAATTGAATTTCAAAGGTGATATTTAACTAAAAAATATGCTAAAAGTTATATAAACTTAAAAAATAGGATTTAATGTATTACCAATTTTAAAATTAAAAAATAAAAAAGTAGGGAATTAATTTATTCAAGTTCCAGTTTAACTGCACCAATTCTTGGAGCTAATGCATTGTAGAATATTGTTATCAGCGCGGTTCCTATGAAATACATTATGAAATAACCAACTATGGATGCTATTAGTGCTCCAACTCCTCCAGCTACGTTTCCATTTGCACTGAGTGAGGCTAGATCTGCAAGTCCTCTGAGAAGCCCAAATATAGTGAAAACGATTGCTACAGCCAGTGATGCTGGTACAACAGGTATAGAAGTCAGGTTTTTCAATGTTCCAGTAACTGCATCAAAGTTTAACTGTATTTTAGAAACTTTTGTGGCTATATAGTTGTAGAATATCGCTGCTAATGCATTACCAATAAATCCAAATATAAACGCCATTATTGGCAGTCCAATAATGAGGATTATGGCTAAGAATACTCCTCCTGCTGCTACAGCCTGTCC containing:
- a CDS encoding DUF3566 domain-containing protein; translated protein: MVDIKEIKSIEIVPYTLMTSSINAVWAFLYAIFTLILGLIPFAISPTAANSTALWFYIASIVSSPVGSFVLGVLQSFLFALIYNLLVPKLGGIKLGLEDLREIKSIPVMPFALITSTISAIFVLIIALIVMPLVAAYIPVVSQIASSLPLNGTNVTAESISSLGTFGVIGSILSIIILPITTFVIVFVINVILAALYNLIAPRVGGIKLEFTADAENMYEILSVAPVQLALITAIIAAICGIIIGIIAVIISALYGVAIIGVMFLAGFTIGFMVGAFIAYAILALIYNFLRPKIGGIKLELQ